A stretch of Colletotrichum lupini chromosome 2, complete sequence DNA encodes these proteins:
- a CDS encoding metallopeptidase family M24, with protein sequence MCRGKWSHPSTVYRCPASQHLTSYHLEVLLRLNSAYSAADCSVPLLRLNSRVPDPSTKAESSGVTAGWTPFMLTRTSTRSARNILAHRSNFVPPTLPPPPPPPQAARSLIGQLRFQQLSTAAAPRRLGRSRQASPSHRKAAPFQTSPRRLFSATPTATMAQDYETVLKGKYPAKEHALRVADYVKSKVPNASGVLYVEGRMTKMLEDNDEPEPFRQRRYFYYLTGCPLADCHYVFDLATNKSTLFIPPIDPDSVIWSGLPVSAAEAKELYDIDDVKYTTDVNAELARLGKGSKNTVFAIQDQVLDNITFLEFDDKNFSVLKDAIERCRVVKDDYEVALTRKANHVSTIGHHAVVKAVKNAKNERELEALFLQHSVANGAKNQAYHGIFAGGRAAATLHYVANDAPLEGKLNLLLDAGTEWNCYASDITRTFPISGKFSKESRQIYDTVLKMQLETTAALKEGVVWDDIHLLAHKIAIDGLHAIGILKGDKDEILKSRTSVAFFPHGLGHYLGMDTHDVGGNPNYADTDPMFRYLRVRGQIPAGSIVTVEPGIYFCSFIIEPYLKDPVHSKFIDQAVLDKYWDVGGVRIEDNILITKDGSENLTPTIKDPDELEKIIQAS encoded by the exons ATGTGCCGCGGAAAGTGGAGCCATCCGAGCACCGT CTATCGTTGTCCCGCTTCTCAGCACCTCACCTCATATCATCTTGAGGTACTTTTGCGCCTAAACTCGGCTTACAGTGCTGCTGACTGCTCAGTGCCCCTCCTTCGTCTGAATTCCAGAGTTCCTGACCCCTCCACAAAGGCAGAATCGTCGGGTGTGACGGCCGGCTGGACTCCCTTCATGTTGACCAGAACATCTACTCGGTCAGCACGCAACATTCTTGCTCACCGATCCAACTTTGTACCACCAAcactaccaccaccaccgccgccaccacAAGCAGCAAGGAGCCTCATCGGTCAACTCCGATTCCAACAGCTATCAACCGCCGCAGCACCCAGACGCCTTGGCAGATCACGGCAAGCTTCCCCGTCGCATCGCAAAGCAGCTCCCTTCCAGACCTCACCAAGGCGGCTCTTCTCCGCCACACCCACCGCCACCATGGCTCAAGACTATGAGACGGTGCTCAAGGGCAAGTACCCCGCCAAGGAGCATGCCCTCCGTGTCGCCGACTATGTCAAGTCCAAGGTCCCAAACGCCTCTGGTGTTCTCTATGTCGAGGGTCGCATGACCAAGATGCTCGAGGACAATGACGAGCCCGAGCCCTTCAG ACAGCGCCGCTACTTCTACTACCTGACCGGCTGCCCTCTCGCCGACTGCCACTACGTTTTCGATCTTGCGACAAACAAGTCGACTCTCTTCATCCCCCCTATCGATCCCGATAGCGTCATCTGGTCTGGTCTGCCCGTCAGCGCCGCCGAGGCCAAGGAACTGTACGATATCGACGATGTGAAGTACACCACAGACGTTAATGCCGAGCTTGCACGGCTGGGCAAGGGCTCCAAAAACACCGTCTTTGCCATCCAAGACCAGGTTCTCGACAACATCACTTTCCTCGAGTTCGACGACAAGAACTTTAGCGTTCTCAAGGATGCCATTGAGCGCTGCCGTGTGGTCAAGGACGACTACGAGGTTGCCCTCACCAGAAAGGCCAACCATGTCTCGACAATTGGTCACCATGCCGTCGTCAAGGCTGTCAAGAATGCCAAGAACGAGAGGGAACTGGAGGCATTGTTCCTGCAGCACAGCGTCGCGAATGGTGCCAAAAACCAGGCTTACCACGGCATCTTTGCCGGAGGTCGCGCAGCTGCCACTCTGCACTATGTCGCCAACGATGCGCCTCTGGAAGGAAAGCTGAACCTTCTTCTTGATGCTGGCACGGAATGGAACTGCTACGCATCTGACATT ACCCGCACATTCCCCATTTCCGGCAAGTTCAGTAAGGAGTCTCGTCAAATCTACGACACCGTATTGAAGATGCAGCTCGAGACAACTGCTGCATTGAAGGAGGGCGTCGTCTGGGATGACATTCATCTGCTGGCGCACAAGATTGCCATCGATGGCCTCCACGCTATCGGCATTCTCAAGGGAGACAAGGACGAGATCCTCAAGAGCAGGACAAGTGTCGCTTTCTTCCCCCACGGCCTCGGCCATTACCTGGGCATGGACACCCACGACGTCGGTGGCAACCCCAACTACGCCGATACAGACCCCATGTTCCGGTACCTACGTGTCAGAGGCCAGATCCCTGCCGGCAGCATCGTGACTGTCGAGCCGGGTATCTACTTCTGCAGCTTCATCATTGAGCCGTACCTCAAGGACCCCGTTCACTCCAAGTTCATTGACCAAGCCGTCCTGGACAAGTACTGGGATGTCGGTGGTGTGAG AATCGAGGACAACATCCTCATCACCAAGGACGGCAGTGAGAACCTGACGCCCACCATCAAGGACCCTGATGAATTGGAGAAGATTATCCAGGCGAGCTAA
- a CDS encoding ubiquitin carboxyl-terminal hydrolase, family 1 has product MPQTYNKAFIPLESNPQVFNELIAALGASPDLHFQDVFALDDPAFLPPKILALVLVFPTTPTYEARLTAEDAGAKDWMVEHDEEDEDAVWFKQTINNACGLYAVLHALANGRAKDFLNNLLSITAPMDPAQAAMVLESSTELEDAYAAIATKGDTAAPQSAEDEVYFHYICFVKSPDTGHLYELDGDRKGPVDRGIPDEEEKVDLGPKSVDLVRNFIQQGGDDIGFSLLALTEGA; this is encoded by the exons ATGCCCCAAACCTACAACAAAGCCTTCATCCCCCTCGAATCCAACCCCCAAGTCTTCAATGAACTCATCGCCGCCCTTGGTGCCTCACCTGACCTCCACTTCCAAGACGTCTTCGCCCTCGACGATCCGGCCTTCCTCCCACCCAAGATCCTCGCCCTCGTTCTCGTCTTCCCTACAACGCCAACCTACGAAGCGCGGCTGACGGCCGAGGACGCCGGCGCAAAGGACTGGATGGTGGAACACGATGAGGAGGACGAGGATGCGGTGTGGTTTAAGCAGACTATCAATAATGCCTGTGGTTTGTATGCTGTTTTGCATGCTTTGGCAAACGGCCGGGCCAAAGACTTTCTGA ACAACCTCCTGTCCATCACAGCGCCCATGGACCCAGCCCAGGCCGCCATGGTGCTAGAAAGCTCAACAGAACTCGAGGATGCGTACGCTGCTATCGCGACAAAGGGCGACACGGCGGCACCGCAAAGTGCAGAGGACGAAGTCTACTTCCACTATATCTGCTTCGTCAAATCACCAGACACTGGCCACCTCTACGAGCTGGACGGAGATCGTAAAGGCCCGGTGGATAGAGGGATCCCAGACGAAGAGGAAAAGGTGGATCTCGGACCAAAATCCGTAGACCTTGTCAGGAACTTCATTCAGCAAGGAGGAGACGATATTGGCTTCAGCCTCTTAGCCCTAACTGAAGGGGCATGA